The sequence GATGGCCTAGGAGAATTGTTTCGTATAATCACTACAGGGATATAGTAAAGAAGTATCCCGCACTAATCTCAATAGTTGGGGTGAGTAGTGAACGGTGCAACTTGTATCCTAGTGGTAATATTGAAAAATAACCGGGTTGCTATATGTAACCATAGTAAAATTTGTTGGATGATGTAGCAATGAATGATAAAGCCATCAGTCGACGTGGACTGACTAGTCTAATTGTACTACTTATAGTATTCGTCTTTTTACTAGGATTAGAGGTTGGAGGGTATTTCAACGAAATAAACCAGGAGGTCAATACTGGCATTCCACATTCGAGTTCTGTTACTGTTCAGTTGCTTACAAACAGTGTGGATATAATTGTCATTCTGTATGTTCTACTGGTTCCCATATACTTTCTCTATAAGACGCGGAGGCTTCCAGCAGATTACGTGTTGGCTATAATTTCCATCATTACGGCGATGATTATTGTTGCCCTCCTAAAGATTCTCGTCGGAGAACCTAGGCCTGGGGCATCAGTTATACATTACTCTATTAGTACGGTTATATGGAATCTTGATTATCTGTCATTCCCATCTGGGCATACTGCAAGGGCAACCGTGATAGCATGGTATTTGGGTAAGAGGAGAAGTCTTGCTCTGAAGGTATTGTTGAGTGTTTGGGTTATAGGGATAGCTGCTAGCAGGCTTGTTGTAAACGCTCACTGGTTCGGTGATGTTATCACATCGCTAGATCTAGGGCTTTTAGTGTGCTTCATTGTTGATAAAACTAGTTGGAAATGGATATATCTCTATAATAAATTAATGAAACCTCTTCCTGTTCTCCGAGTAGACGAACAGGCTTAGCTTTTCGATTCAATCCATATAGCCGTATATTGTCTCGATTTGCGCAAGAACCATTCAGAGATTAATACTA comes from Candidatus Tiamatella incendiivivens and encodes:
- a CDS encoding phosphatase PAP2 family protein, producing the protein MNDKAISRRGLTSLIVLLIVFVFLLGLEVGGYFNEINQEVNTGIPHSSSVTVQLLTNSVDIIVILYVLLVPIYFLYKTRRLPADYVLAIISIITAMIIVALLKILVGEPRPGASVIHYSISTVIWNLDYLSFPSGHTARATVIAWYLGKRRSLALKVLLSVWVIGIAASRLVVNAHWFGDVITSLDLGLLVCFIVDKTSWKWIYLYNKLMKPLPVLRVDEQA